From one Salvelinus alpinus chromosome 14, SLU_Salpinus.1, whole genome shotgun sequence genomic stretch:
- the LOC139538953 gene encoding ATP synthase F(0) complex subunit C2, mitochondrial-like, with translation MYACAKFVSTPALVRAGSRTLYRPLSACMMSRPEVNTENNVALMPQSPFAQVALRGFQSSAVSRDIDTAAKFIGAGAATVGVAGSGAGIGTVFGSLIIGYARNPSLKQQLFSYAILGFALSEAMGLFCLMVAFLILFAM, from the exons ATGTACGCCTGCGCAAAGTTCGTCTCTACGCCGGCTCTG GTCCGTGCTGGCTCCCGGACTCTTTACAGACCCTTGTCTGCCTGTATGATGTCCAGGCCCGAGGTCAACACAGAG AACAATGTAGCCCTCATGCCACAGAGCCCCTTCGCCCAAGTAGCACTGAGAGGCTTCCAGTCCAGTGCTGTGAGCAGGGACATCGACACAGCCGCTAAGTTCATTGGTGCTGGAGCAGCCACGGTCGGAGTGGCTGGATCCGGTGCTGGAATTGGAACAGTGTTTGGCAGTCTCATTATTGGATATGCCAG GAACCCATCTCTGAAGCAGCAGCTGTTCTCCTATGCTATCCTGGGATTCGCCCTGTCTGAAGCCATGGGTCTATTCTGTTTGATGGTTGCCTTCTTAATCTTGTTTGCTATGTAA
- the LOC139538952 gene encoding cyclic AMP-dependent transcription factor ATF-2-like, with protein MTLKFGPARGNSVIVADQTRTPARFLKNCEEVGLFNELTSPMEHYFKITAVADIKKMPLDLSPLATPMIIQNKIEDHSAVAAHRDRPLPHPESTTRDDKPSSLPSSTIVHPASLQVPNVLLSTSDASVVIEQALTSPTSSSVITQASSSKRPIVLLSFPVLFQLPNGQTMPVAIPLTIASSVHIPTAVPKLKAVLSQQLPQASEAPPAQHTTTTGGPATQSHQRRPRREEAQVPGTQPSSGVPLQTEEEGLGVYPGEEDSGPQLYERTTTGILPVGIRQRMK; from the exons ATGACACTAAAGTTTGGTCCAGCAAGAGGCAACAGTGTCATAGTAGCCG ACCAAACGCGAACACCTGCACGCTTTTTGAAGAACTGTGAGGAAGTTGGACTCTTCAACGAGCTTACCAGTCCTATGGAACATTACTTCAAAATAACTGCTGTGGCTGACATCAAAAAG ATGCCCTTGGATTTGTCGCCTCTTGCCACACCGATGATCATACAAAACAAAATTGAGGACCACTCAGCTGTGGCGGCACACCGGGACCGCCCTCTGCCCCATCCGGAATCTACAACAAGGGATGACAAG CCGTCCTCACTGCCAAGCTCTACTATAGTCCATCCTGCATCCCTCCAAGTCCCCAATGTACTTCTATCAACCTCAGACGCTAGTGTTGTTATAGAGCAAGCTCTCACATCGCCAACATCTAGCTCTGTAATTACCCAAGCCTCATCCTCTAAAAGGCCAATAGT tcttctctctttccctgtacTCTTTCAGCTGCCTAATGGACAGACCATGCCCGTCGCTATCCCATTAACCATCGCATCCAGTGTACACATTCCAACCGCCGTTCCT AAGCTGAAAGCAGTACTGAGCCAGCAGCTCCCTCAG GCGTCCGAGGCGCCCCCTGCCCAGCACACCACAACCACAGGGGGGCCGGCAACGCAGAGCCACCAGCGAAGACCCAGACGAGAAGAGGCGCAAGTTCCTGGAACGCAACCGAGCAGCGGTGTCCCGCTGCAGACAGAAGAGGAAGGCCTGGGTGTCTACCCTGGAGAAGAAGACTCAGGACCTCAACTCTATGAACGGACAACTACAGGTATACTCCCAGTCGGTATTAGACAGAG AATGAAGTGA